The genomic region CCGGCTGAGCCGGTGATCGACGCCCGCTGGGTCGAGGCGCTGACCCGCGAGGAGACGACCGAGCTCCGCGAGCTCGTCGCCGAGGCGGCGGCGTACGACGCCGAGGCCGGCTTCTCCCGCATCGACCCGGACGACGTCGGCCGGGGAGCCGGCCCCGCCGACCGGGTCGCGCACCTGGTGGTCCGGGCGCTGCGGGACGACGAGCCGCGCGACGCGAGCCCGACGACGATGGCCGCGTACGGACGGCTGGTCGCCACGCAGGAGGGGGCTGCCGTCCTGCAGCTGGTGGTCCGGCCCGAGTTCCGCTCCCGCGGCGTCGCCACCATGCTCCTCGAGCGGGCCGGGGCCCGCGTCGGCGACGAGGGGTGGGGGCCGGTCGGCGCCCGCCACGTCCGATGGACGGCGTACGGGGACCACCCGGCCGCCGAGCGGCTCGCGCTGCGCTTCGGCCTGGACGAGCT from Cumulibacter manganitolerans harbors:
- a CDS encoding GNAT family N-acetyltransferase — protein: MIDARWVEALTREETTELRELVAEAAAYDAEAGFSRIDPDDVGRGAGPADRVAHLVVRALRDDEPRDASPTTMAAYGRLVATQEGAAVLQLVVRPEFRSRGVATMLLERAGARVGDEGWGPVGARHVRWTAYGDHPAAERLALRFGLDELDRTWKLLRHLRGPFAADLPPLGLAVGEVLLAVVDPAEERSALEDVTTAAGRPRAELDRLVREGSRRVVAARDG